The window TGTCGACTACGATTTGCTCGATGAAATCAATATTGCTGATCTGACCTATCTTGTGGCCTACCTGTTCACTGGTGGTCCACCTCCACCCTGCATGGAAGAAGCTGACGTAAACGGCGATGGTGAGATCAATATAGCTGATTTGACCCATCTGGTCGCATACTTGTTCACTGGTGGTCCACCACCGGCGGATTGCCCGTAGAAACTGCGGACAGATAGAATAGAGTAGATTGGAACAGCCACTTCTCATACCGAGGAGTGGCTGTTTCTTTTGGTAGACGAGGTATAGTGTGTTTTCCCTACACTTTTTTGGGCTACTTCTGTTGTGAGACAATGTGCCCCCCTCAAGCTGTCTTTGACTTGGAGTATTCAATTCCATATAATTGCTGGAACTATAGACGTATCACTGACTAAGAAACAGTGTAGACCAGACAGGAAATAGAATGCTTGACCTGAAACAGATACGCGAGAACCCTGAGGCTGTAAAAGCCGGGATCGCTACAAAAAACGATAAATCCGATATTGACGCCATCCTTGAGATGGATGCCAACCGCCGCGAACTCATCAAACAGGGCGAAGCCCTCAAAGGCGAACGCAATCGGGCGTCAGCAGAAATCGGTAAGAAGAAAAAAGCTGGTGAGCCGGCCGACGAAGCAGTGGCCGCGATGCGTGAAGTGGGACAGAAAATTGCATCGTTGGATAAGCAGCTTCGGGAGATCGACGACAAGCTCCGCAAGGCGTTGGCCTGGATTCCTAATCTTCCCCACAAAGATGCGCCGGTTGGAGTCGATGAGTCGACCAATGTGGTCGTGCGGACTTGGGGAGAGATTCCCAAAAGAGATTTCAAGGTTCTACCACATTGGGAGGTAGGGGAGAAGTTGGGCATCCTTGATTTGGCCGCCGGGGCGCGTATATCCGGGTCGGGTTTCTTTGTTCTGCGCGGATTGGGGGCGCGTTTGCAGAGGGCGCTTATTAGTTACATGCTCGATATGCACACCGCTGATGGGTTTGTCGAATATACGGTGCCTTACGTCGTCACAACCGACACAATGTTCGGAACGGGTCAGTTGCCCAAGCTCGAAGAGGATATGTACAAGACGGCTTGCGAAGATGATGACCTCTTCTTGATACCAACCGGCGAAGTTCCGCTGACGAATATATTCAAGCAGCAGATTCTCGATTATCAGCAGTTGCCGGTATACATGGTGACCCATACGCCATGTTTTCGTCGTGAAGCGGGGGCGGCCGGCAAGGATACTCGCGGGATGATGCGAGTGCATCAGTTTGACAAAGTCGAGCTGGTCAAGATCGTGCGCCCGGAGACATCTTATGACGAACACGACAGCTTGACCGCCCAAGCGGAAAAAGTACTTCAGGAGTTGCAATTGCCGTATCGAGTCGCCGACCTGGCCACCGGTGACCTTTCGTTTGCGGCGGCTCGTTGTTATGACCTGGAGTTGTGGGCGCCTGGTGTGGAACGCTGGCTGGAGATTTCCTCGATTTCCAATTTCGAGGATTTTCAGGCGCGAAGGATGAATTGCCGGTTCCGGGACGAGAACAAGAAAGTACTTTTCCCTCACACGATTAACGGATCAGGTGTAGCTCTGGCGAGATTGATCCCGGCTATCCTCGAGAATTATCAGAACGAAGATGGCACGGTTACAATCCCAGAAGTCCTTTGTCCGTACATGGGTGGAGCAGACAAGATAGGCTGATGGCACAGAACGCGAGCAGATCAGGGCTGGTGGATCGACTTTATATAGGCAAGTCGACATTTTTCAAGGTGTTTCTGTTGCTCGGAGTGGCGATCATATCGGTCATTTTCATCTGGTACACTCTGGAAGTAATCGAACAACTTAAGATCGGCACTCGCTCACAGGTTGACAAGTATGTCAAGATGTGGCAGATGGCGGCCAACTCGCCAACTTCAGGACAGGAACTCCAGTTCATATTCGATGAGATTATTGTCAAAGCGGATTTCCCAATTATCGTACTCGATGGGGACAATGAACCAATCCACTGGCGCAATATCGATGGTGTCTCTCCCACCGACTATTCTCCTGAGAACCTTAAGCTCCTCAGAGAAGAAGCACAACAAATGATGGAACGGAACGGGGCTATACCTTTGATGTTCGGAGAAGACGAAGTTAGCTATTTCTGCTATGGCGATACGCTTGCGATTCGACAGTTAACTTTGATGCCGTATATCGAGATTGGAATTGTGCTGGCTTTTCTGGCGGTTGCTTTCATTGGTTTTCAGAACATCAAGCGAAGTGAAGAGCGTCATATTTGGATCGGGATGGCAAAGGAAACAGCCCACCAACTGGGTACGCCGATATCTTCGCTGATGGGCTGGGTCGAGGTGATGACCGGCGAGGCGGAATTGTCGGAGAACCTCAGTGATGAAGAACACGCCCGTCTTAAGGAGGCCATGAGCAACATGTCGGTGGACATCACACGCCTGAATCGGATAGCAAACCGTTTCGGCCAGATCGGATCGGTACCGGAAGTCAACCAGTGTGATATGAATCAGTTGGTGTTGGATACGGTCGAATATTATCGCCGCCGGCTGCCCTTTGAAGGCAAGGGGATAGCAATCTGTTTACAGACGAACAAATTACCGCCTCTGTGTGTCAATGCCGAACTGTTCAGTTGGGCGCTGGAGAACCTGCTCAAAAACTCCATTCAGGCGGTTGACTCAAGGACGGGTCGGATCGACATCTCGACTGAGCTTGATCAATCGGGGAAGTTTGCTATCGTGAGTCTGACCGATAACGGTCCGGGTATTTCGCCTGCGATGGCCCGCAAAGTGTTCAGGGCCGGGTTCACGACGAAAAAGCGCGGCTGGGGACTGGGATTGACACTTGTTAAACGCATTGTGGAAGAATATCATGGCGGACGAATTATACTCAAGAGATCACAGCCCGGGCAAACAGTGTTTGAGATCACGCTTCCGGTAGTCACAGGTAGTAAGGGATAATATGGCATCAAACGAAGATAAGAAGCAGATCCTGTGGGTCGATGACGAGATCGACTCGCTCAAACCGCACATCCTCTTTCTGGAGCAACGCGGCTATGAGATGTCGACGGCCATGTCCGGTGATGATGCCATCGAGTTGGTCCGCGACAGGCAGTTTGATCTGGTGTTGCTCGATGAGATGATGCCCGGCAAAGACGGTCTGTCCACGCTGGAGGAAATCAAGGACATCAATCCCCACCTGCCGGTCGTGATGGTCACCAAGTCGGAGGAAGAAACCCTTATGGACGAGGCCATCGGGCAGAGAATAGATGATTACCTCGTCAAACCGGTTATCCCGTCTCAGGTACTGCTGGTCATCAAGCGGATTCTGGATGCCCGTAAGATTATCAGCGGCTCCTCCATGAAGCGTTATATGACGGAGATCAATCGCTTCAACCAGCGATTGTTCGGCCCGATGGAACCGGAGGATTGGTACGATGCGGCACGCATTCTGGCCCATTGGAATCTCGAGCTTGATGCCAACGCCGATGTCGGCCTGGAGGAGACTCTGGCAGGTACACGCAAGGAATGGAACAACGAGTTCACAAAGTCGATTGAGAGCAACTACCAGCCCTGGCTTCATAGCGATACCCGTCCGGTTCTCTCACCTGATATTGTTGGCAAGCATGTAGTGCCGCGACTGAAGAAGAAGGAAAAGGTTTGTCTCATCGTCGTTGATTGCATGCGTCTGGACCAGTGGATGTTGGTCGAGCCGTTATTGGCGGAGTACTATGGAATTGAACGGCACTATTATTATTCAATGCTCCCCAGCGCTACTCCGTTCGCCCGAAATGCTTTGTTCGCGGGACTGTTTCCCGACGAAATACACCGCGTCTATCCCGACAACTATGGAAGTCACGATGAAGGTTCGCTCAACCGGATGGAAGATCGCCTATTGGAAGACAATCTGGCTCGTAATGGCATTCGCCTGAAGCAAAAACCCCGTTACGTCAAGATTTTCAACAACACCGAGGGTGAGGCGGTGGCCAAACGAGTTGCGGATTACTACAACAGCCCCATGGTTACCTTTGTGTTTAATTTCCTTGATATCCTTGCTCATGGCCGTTCGAGCAATGTCATCCTTCGGGAGATTGCCGGCAGCGAGGCGGCCTTTCGGTCCCTGATGAAAAGTTGGTTTATTCACTCCCCATTGTTCACGATTCTGAAGGCATTTGCCAGTCAGGATTACACTGTCATAGTAACCACCGATCATGGTTCGGTCCATTGTCACCGTGGCACAATGGCACATGGCAAACGATCAACCTCGACCAACTTGCGCTACAAGTATGGTGACAATCTCAAATCCGATCCCAATGATTCCATTCTAATCAAGAAACCCCAGGCTTGGCGTTTGCCATCGTTTGGCGTTGCTACAACCTATATCCTTGCCAAGGAGGATTTCTTCTTCGTATACCCGAACAATTACAACGAAATGGTGCGCCAATTCCAGGACTCGTTCCAGCACGGTGGGATTTCACTGGAAGAAATGGTCGTTCCGCTGGCGGTGCTGACTCCGAGGTAAGACGATGCGACAGGTTCTCAATGTGATCTCACACAATGAAGATGAAACTCTTGGTCTGGCCGAAAAGATTGGACTCTTTTTCAAACCGGGCGATGTAGTGGTGCTAACCGGCCCACTCGGTGCCGGGAAAACGGTCTTTGTGCGTGGGTTGGCGCGCGCGCTTCAAATCGACGAGAACCTCGTGAAATCCCCTTCGTTTACAATTGTCAACGAATACCCCGGCAGCGGTCGGCACCTGTACCACTTTGACCTCTACCGGCTGATCAATGTCAGTGAGCTGAATGAAATCGGCTGGGATGATTACCTGCAGCGGGGCGGGGTCGTGGTTGTGGAATGGGGTGAGAAAGGCGGCGACTTGATTCCCCTGCCGTATTACCGGGTAAGAATACGCATCATTGATGACAACCAACGAGAGATAGACATAGCGGTCAGGGAACAATGAATAACGTTTCCGCAAGAATATTACTTGGTATTGACACCTCCAGTCGCTATCTGCGACTGGGGCTGACCTTTGGCGGTGATCGGCTGGTGCAATCGAACGAAGAGTCAGAGCGGTCACACGGGCAGTTCATCATAAAGAAGATCGGTGAACTATTTCAGTCCGCCTCGCTACAACCAGCGGCTCTTGAGGGAATCGTGGTTTGTGTCGGACCGGGCTCTTTTACGGGGTTGCGTATTGGCCTGGCTGCCGCCAAGGGGATGGTCACCGCCCTTGATATCCCGCTTGTACCGGTCACCGTTTTCGAAATTGCAGCTTTTCGGCTACGGCATGTGAAGGAAACAGTCCATGTCGTCATACCACTCAATCGAGACGAGTGTATTGTGGGGCCTGTCAAGGACGGGGATTGCGAGCAAGAACTGGCACGGGTTGTAAAGTACAACCAGTTGTTCGAGACCGTAGGTAATGATGCCGTTGCCGCAATGGGGTTTCTGCTTCACGAGCGTTATCCTGAAGTACCGGTCGTGGACTATACCGACCAGCTTGATTGGCAGGCGGCCGATCTCCTGCACTTGGGCAGAGAGAAGTTACTTAAGGGAGAAATCGCCGATCCCGCTATTCTGGAACCGTTGTATCTTCAGAAATCACAAGCAGAGATACGCTTTGAAGAACGCCAACAAAAGGACTGATCCGTCCGTTGAAATCCGCGATATGACCGTAGAGGATATGTCGCAGATTATGGCTCTGGAGCGGCAAATATTCTCTGATGCATGGCCGCAGTCAACTTTTACCGACCAGCTAGGGGCAGAGGATTGGTTCAGTGAAGTAATGGTTCTCGGTCAAACCATTATCGGTTATTCCTGTTCGGCGGTGTTGGGTGCCGAGATGCATTTGACGAACATTGCCGTGGCGGTTGAACATCGAAGAAAATCGGTTGCGCGACGGCTTCTGGAAAGTATCTTGTGTCGAGCAACGAAGAGTGGTTGCGAGTATGTGCTATTGGAGGTGCGACCCAGTAACAAGGAAGCTCTGGCCTTCTATGATAAGCATGGTTTCGACACACAGTGTCGGTGTCCCGGCTATTATCATAGTCCGAACGAGGATGCTCTGGTTCTGATTCGTCACCTGAACATCGACTATTGATGGCAATTGTATATGGCATGGTTTAGAAAATCAAAGCAAGGTCTCCCGACGCAGGAGAAAAGAAATATCCCGGAAGGGATATGGTCCAAGTGCAAATCATGCGGCGAGGTCGTTTATGGAAAGAAAATGGAAGAGCTTCTGTGGGTCTGCCCGACCTGTGATTTCCACTTTCGAATACCGAGCCAGAAGTATATCAGTCTGCTGCTCGACGACGGTCAACTGGAGGAATACGATCGTGAATTGACCGGTGGAGATCCACTCAAGTTTAAGGATTCCAAGAAGTACCCTGATCGTATCAAGGCGGCCCAGCAGAAAAGTGGTCTGCCGGAAGGCGTGATTTCAGGAATAGGTACTATGGGTGGTCTTGAGGTATCATTTGCCATCATGAATTTCCAGTTCATTGGCGGTTCTATGGGTTCGGTCGTGGGGGAGAAAATCGCCCGAGCGATTGACAGAGCTATAAATCAGGAAATCCCTCTGGTGATAGTCTCCAGTTCTGGCGGTGCCCGGATGCAGGAAGGTATTCTGTCACTGATGCAGATGGCCAAAACATCGGCCTTATTGGCAGTCCTTCACGAGAAGAAAATCCCCTTCATCTCAGTCCTGACCAACCCCACCATGGCCGGCGTTATGGCCTCCTATGCATCATTAGGGGACGTTATCATAGCCGAACCGAAGGCGCTGTTGGGATTCGCCGGTCCGCGCGTAATCCAGCAGACGATTGGCCAGGATTTGCCAGAGGGGTTCCAATCGTCCGAGTTTTTCCAGGACAAAGGATTCCTTGACAAGATCGTTAATCGGAAGGACCTCCGCGATACTATTATCGCCTTGCTGAAATTCATGT of the Candidatus Zixiibacteriota bacterium genome contains:
- the serS gene encoding serine--tRNA ligase is translated as MLDLKQIRENPEAVKAGIATKNDKSDIDAILEMDANRRELIKQGEALKGERNRASAEIGKKKKAGEPADEAVAAMREVGQKIASLDKQLREIDDKLRKALAWIPNLPHKDAPVGVDESTNVVVRTWGEIPKRDFKVLPHWEVGEKLGILDLAAGARISGSGFFVLRGLGARLQRALISYMLDMHTADGFVEYTVPYVVTTDTMFGTGQLPKLEEDMYKTACEDDDLFLIPTGEVPLTNIFKQQILDYQQLPVYMVTHTPCFRREAGAAGKDTRGMMRVHQFDKVELVKIVRPETSYDEHDSLTAQAEKVLQELQLPYRVADLATGDLSFAAARCYDLELWAPGVERWLEISSISNFEDFQARRMNCRFRDENKKVLFPHTINGSGVALARLIPAILENYQNEDGTVTIPEVLCPYMGGADKIG
- a CDS encoding HAMP domain-containing histidine kinase — encoded protein: MAQNASRSGLVDRLYIGKSTFFKVFLLLGVAIISVIFIWYTLEVIEQLKIGTRSQVDKYVKMWQMAANSPTSGQELQFIFDEIIVKADFPIIVLDGDNEPIHWRNIDGVSPTDYSPENLKLLREEAQQMMERNGAIPLMFGEDEVSYFCYGDTLAIRQLTLMPYIEIGIVLAFLAVAFIGFQNIKRSEERHIWIGMAKETAHQLGTPISSLMGWVEVMTGEAELSENLSDEEHARLKEAMSNMSVDITRLNRIANRFGQIGSVPEVNQCDMNQLVLDTVEYYRRRLPFEGKGIAICLQTNKLPPLCVNAELFSWALENLLKNSIQAVDSRTGRIDISTELDQSGKFAIVSLTDNGPGISPAMARKVFRAGFTTKKRGWGLGLTLVKRIVEEYHGGRIILKRSQPGQTVFEITLPVVTGSKG
- a CDS encoding bifunctional response regulator/alkaline phosphatase family protein, with protein sequence MASNEDKKQILWVDDEIDSLKPHILFLEQRGYEMSTAMSGDDAIELVRDRQFDLVLLDEMMPGKDGLSTLEEIKDINPHLPVVMVTKSEEETLMDEAIGQRIDDYLVKPVIPSQVLLVIKRILDARKIISGSSMKRYMTEINRFNQRLFGPMEPEDWYDAARILAHWNLELDANADVGLEETLAGTRKEWNNEFTKSIESNYQPWLHSDTRPVLSPDIVGKHVVPRLKKKEKVCLIVVDCMRLDQWMLVEPLLAEYYGIERHYYYSMLPSATPFARNALFAGLFPDEIHRVYPDNYGSHDEGSLNRMEDRLLEDNLARNGIRLKQKPRYVKIFNNTEGEAVAKRVADYYNSPMVTFVFNFLDILAHGRSSNVILREIAGSEAAFRSLMKSWFIHSPLFTILKAFASQDYTVIVTTDHGSVHCHRGTMAHGKRSTSTNLRYKYGDNLKSDPNDSILIKKPQAWRLPSFGVATTYILAKEDFFFVYPNNYNEMVRQFQDSFQHGGISLEEMVVPLAVLTPR
- the tsaE gene encoding tRNA (adenosine(37)-N6)-threonylcarbamoyltransferase complex ATPase subunit type 1 TsaE, producing the protein MRQVLNVISHNEDETLGLAEKIGLFFKPGDVVVLTGPLGAGKTVFVRGLARALQIDENLVKSPSFTIVNEYPGSGRHLYHFDLYRLINVSELNEIGWDDYLQRGGVVVVEWGEKGGDLIPLPYYRVRIRIIDDNQREIDIAVREQ
- the tsaB gene encoding tRNA (adenosine(37)-N6)-threonylcarbamoyltransferase complex dimerization subunit type 1 TsaB, whose amino-acid sequence is MNNVSARILLGIDTSSRYLRLGLTFGGDRLVQSNEESERSHGQFIIKKIGELFQSASLQPAALEGIVVCVGPGSFTGLRIGLAAAKGMVTALDIPLVPVTVFEIAAFRLRHVKETVHVVIPLNRDECIVGPVKDGDCEQELARVVKYNQLFETVGNDAVAAMGFLLHERYPEVPVVDYTDQLDWQAADLLHLGREKLLKGEIADPAILEPLYLQKSQAEIRFEERQQKD
- the rimI gene encoding ribosomal protein S18-alanine N-acetyltransferase; the protein is MTVEDMSQIMALERQIFSDAWPQSTFTDQLGAEDWFSEVMVLGQTIIGYSCSAVLGAEMHLTNIAVAVEHRRKSVARRLLESILCRATKSGCEYVLLEVRPSNKEALAFYDKHGFDTQCRCPGYYHSPNEDALVLIRHLNIDY
- the accD gene encoding acetyl-CoA carboxylase, carboxyltransferase subunit beta, whose product is MAWFRKSKQGLPTQEKRNIPEGIWSKCKSCGEVVYGKKMEELLWVCPTCDFHFRIPSQKYISLLLDDGQLEEYDRELTGGDPLKFKDSKKYPDRIKAAQQKSGLPEGVISGIGTMGGLEVSFAIMNFQFIGGSMGSVVGEKIARAIDRAINQEIPLVIVSSSGGARMQEGILSLMQMAKTSALLAVLHEKKIPFISVLTNPTMAGVMASYASLGDVIIAEPKALLGFAGPRVIQQTIGQDLPEGFQSSEFFQDKGFLDKIVNRKDLRDTIIALLKFMWRK